A window of Brevibacterium ihuae contains these coding sequences:
- a CDS encoding GNAT family N-acetyltransferase, producing MTEYRFETFSPALTDGAPDRATDQYMQAVIAGFHGKRPTDDGLVRRVENSIADGRTLTAVYADKAPAHALSAEIPVATFAHFEKRVNVGGGRLVPAHLITWITVRPTHRRRGLLRSLMTADLTQAKADGYPFAALTATEGGIYTRFGFGTATWFTEVEVDTSPGFALAAEADRRVEMCEASALAELAPAIYDRFLRSSPGAIERQQLYTDVAAGSVDPRTGDEDRAVRAALHYDEHGEPDGYVSYRFHGEEYSTGTIELRDFVAVSDAAYSALWAFLGAVDLVTTVKFGYAAQNSPLPWLLTDPRRAKTVGQHDGVWLRMLDVVAALEARPWEVPGQLVISVVDPMHLAEGTYRITADGADAEVERVSASVPVDLELGVSELGSIYLGGADPVILARAGRITQHTEGAALRARSMFALERAPYSPNDF from the coding sequence GTGACTGAGTATCGTTTCGAGACATTCTCCCCGGCCCTGACCGACGGCGCTCCCGACCGGGCCACCGACCAGTACATGCAGGCGGTGATCGCCGGCTTCCACGGCAAGCGCCCCACCGACGACGGGCTCGTCCGGCGGGTGGAGAACTCCATCGCCGACGGGCGGACGCTCACCGCGGTCTACGCCGACAAGGCTCCGGCCCATGCGCTCAGCGCCGAGATCCCGGTCGCGACCTTCGCGCACTTCGAGAAGCGGGTCAACGTCGGCGGCGGCCGCCTCGTCCCCGCCCACCTCATCACCTGGATCACGGTCCGGCCGACGCACCGGCGCCGCGGACTCCTGCGGTCCCTCATGACCGCCGACCTCACCCAGGCGAAGGCCGACGGCTACCCCTTCGCCGCGCTCACCGCCACCGAGGGCGGCATCTACACGCGCTTCGGCTTCGGCACGGCGACCTGGTTCACCGAGGTCGAGGTCGACACGTCTCCCGGCTTCGCGCTCGCCGCCGAGGCCGACCGTCGCGTCGAGATGTGCGAGGCCTCCGCCCTCGCCGAGCTGGCGCCGGCGATCTACGACCGCTTCCTCCGGTCCTCGCCCGGGGCGATCGAGCGCCAGCAGCTCTACACCGATGTCGCCGCCGGGTCGGTCGATCCGCGCACCGGCGACGAGGACCGAGCGGTGCGCGCCGCCCTCCACTACGACGAGCACGGCGAGCCCGACGGCTACGTGAGCTACCGCTTCCACGGGGAGGAGTACTCGACCGGGACGATCGAGCTCCGCGATTTCGTCGCAGTGTCCGACGCGGCGTACTCCGCACTGTGGGCCTTCCTCGGTGCGGTCGATCTCGTGACGACGGTGAAGTTCGGCTACGCGGCCCAGAACTCCCCGCTGCCGTGGCTGCTCACCGATCCGCGCCGCGCGAAGACCGTCGGTCAGCACGACGGCGTGTGGCTGCGGATGCTCGACGTCGTGGCCGCGCTCGAGGCCCGCCCGTGGGAGGTGCCCGGTCAGCTCGTCATCTCGGTCGTCGACCCCATGCACCTCGCCGAGGGCACCTACCGGATCACGGCCGACGGCGCGGATGCCGAGGTCGAGCGCGTGAGCGCCTCGGTCCCGGTCGACCTCGAGCTCGGCGTGTCGGAGCTCGGGTCGATCTACCTCGGCGGTGCGGACCCGGTGATCCTCGCCCGGGCGGGCCGGATCACGCAGCACACCGAGGGAGCGGCGCTGCGGGCGCGGTCGATGTTCGCCCTCGAGCGGGCACCGTACTCGCCCAACGACTTCTGA
- the serA gene encoding phosphoglycerate dehydrogenase, with the protein MSKPVVLIAENLSPATIEALGPEFEIRKCSGADRSELLPAIADVDAILIRSATQVDAEAIAAARNLKVIARAGVGLDNVDVPAATQAGVMVVNAPTSNIISAAELTLTHLLASARYFGAGNTSLKAGEWNRSKLTGVELYEKTLGIVGLGRIGGLVAERAKSFGMRIVGYDPYISQSRAAQMGVEVMSLDELLAASDFITVHMPKTPETVGMIGRAAFEKVKPGVRIVNVARGGIIDEEALAEAVDAGRVGGAGIDVWSQEPPEHSRLMEQDAVNVTPHLGASTDEAQEKAGVAVAKSVRLALAGELVPDAVNVTGGAIHADVRPGIPLAEKLGRVVAALAEEPISHFRFEVRGEIADKDVSVLQLSALKGLFRDYVSRPVSYVNAPVLAEERGMTLELVTDPYAESFRNVTTIVATTASGRQVSVSGTVTGPKLVQKLTGVDGYELEISLTDHLLIFKYEDRPGVIGQLGQALGRNEVNIAGMQVSPAEDDGEALSVMSVDSAVTPEVVSALAGAVGASQFTAVTLTED; encoded by the coding sequence GTGAGCAAGCCCGTCGTGCTCATCGCCGAGAACCTGTCACCGGCCACCATCGAGGCGCTCGGCCCCGAATTCGAGATCCGGAAGTGCAGCGGAGCGGATCGCTCCGAGCTGCTCCCCGCGATCGCCGACGTCGACGCGATCCTCATCCGCTCGGCCACCCAGGTCGATGCCGAGGCCATCGCCGCGGCCCGGAACCTCAAGGTCATCGCGCGCGCCGGAGTGGGCCTCGACAACGTCGACGTGCCCGCCGCCACCCAGGCCGGGGTCATGGTGGTCAACGCGCCGACCTCGAACATCATCTCCGCCGCCGAGCTCACTCTCACCCACCTGCTCGCCTCGGCGCGGTACTTCGGCGCCGGCAACACCTCGCTCAAGGCGGGGGAGTGGAACCGCTCCAAGCTCACCGGCGTCGAGCTCTACGAGAAGACCCTCGGCATCGTCGGCCTCGGCCGGATCGGCGGGCTCGTCGCCGAGCGCGCGAAGTCGTTCGGGATGAGGATCGTCGGCTACGACCCTTACATCTCCCAGTCGCGCGCCGCCCAGATGGGCGTCGAGGTGATGAGCCTCGACGAGCTCCTCGCGGCGTCGGACTTCATCACCGTCCACATGCCCAAGACCCCGGAGACCGTGGGGATGATCGGGCGCGCCGCGTTCGAGAAGGTCAAGCCCGGCGTCCGCATCGTCAACGTCGCGCGCGGCGGCATCATCGACGAGGAGGCGCTCGCCGAGGCGGTCGACGCCGGCCGCGTGGGCGGAGCCGGGATCGACGTGTGGAGCCAGGAGCCGCCGGAGCACTCCCGGCTCATGGAGCAGGACGCCGTCAACGTCACCCCGCACCTCGGCGCCTCGACCGACGAGGCCCAGGAGAAGGCCGGCGTGGCGGTCGCGAAGTCCGTGCGCCTCGCGCTGGCCGGCGAGCTCGTGCCCGACGCCGTCAACGTCACCGGTGGTGCGATCCACGCCGATGTCCGGCCCGGCATCCCGCTCGCGGAGAAGCTCGGCCGCGTCGTCGCCGCGCTCGCCGAGGAGCCGATCAGCCACTTCCGCTTCGAGGTGCGCGGCGAGATCGCCGACAAGGACGTGTCCGTCCTCCAGCTGTCCGCCCTCAAGGGCCTGTTCCGCGACTACGTGTCGCGCCCGGTGTCCTACGTCAACGCCCCGGTGCTCGCCGAGGAGCGGGGGATGACCCTCGAGCTCGTCACCGACCCCTACGCCGAGTCGTTCCGGAACGTCACGACGATCGTGGCGACGACCGCCTCGGGCCGCCAGGTGTCGGTGTCCGGCACCGTCACCGGCCCCAAGCTCGTGCAGAAGCTCACCGGGGTCGACGGCTACGAGCTCGAGATCTCGCTCACCGACCACCTGCTGATCTTCAAGTACGAGGACCGCCCCGGGGTTATCGGCCAGCTCGGCCAGGCGCTCGGGCGCAATGAGGTCAACATCGCCGGCATGCAGGTGTCCCCGGCCGAGGACGACGGCGAGGCGCTGTCGGTGATGTCGGTGGATTCCGCAGTCACGCCCGAGGTCGTCTCCGCCCTCGCCGGCGCCGTCGGCGCCTCGCAGTTCACCGCGGTGACCCTGACCGAGGACTGA